The following are encoded in a window of Thermoanaerobacter ethanolicus JW 200 genomic DNA:
- the obgE gene encoding GTPase ObgE, with the protein MFIDTARIYIKAGDGGNGIISFRREKYVAYGGPDGGDGGKGGDVIFVADPNLSTLLDFKYRKKYIAQNGENGRGKNQYGKNGEDLYIKVPVGTLIINDETGEIIADLVKPNQKAIVLRGGKGGRGNTKFATSTLKTPRFAESGEKGKEMWVRLELKLLADVGLIGFPNAGKSTLLASCTRAKPKIANYPFTTLTPNLGVVEYKGKSFVMADIPGLIEGAHRGEGLGHDFLRHIERTKMLIHVVDVSGNEGRDPIEDFEKINEELKLYSERLLTLPQIVAANKIDLQSGRENYPDFEKEIKKRGYDVYPISALTKEGIDKLLDKTIEILSSIPVEEIKEVSEVIVYTPPEEEETLNIEVKDNTYYLSGTKIDKLLKRVNLQDEHSLRYFEMLLRKSGVIDALKEKGFKSGDTINVRDFEFEYYE; encoded by the coding sequence ATGTTTATAGACACGGCAAGGATATACATAAAAGCTGGAGACGGTGGAAATGGAATTATATCTTTTAGAAGGGAAAAATACGTTGCTTATGGTGGGCCGGACGGTGGCGACGGAGGAAAAGGTGGAGATGTAATATTTGTAGCAGATCCTAATTTGTCTACTTTGTTAGATTTTAAATACAGAAAAAAGTACATTGCGCAAAACGGAGAAAATGGTAGAGGTAAAAATCAATATGGCAAAAACGGAGAAGATTTGTACATAAAAGTTCCTGTAGGAACCTTGATAATTAACGATGAAACAGGAGAAATCATAGCTGACCTTGTAAAACCTAATCAAAAGGCTATTGTTTTACGGGGAGGTAAGGGAGGAAGAGGGAATACTAAATTTGCTACTTCTACTTTGAAGACTCCTCGTTTTGCTGAAAGCGGTGAAAAAGGCAAAGAAATGTGGGTACGATTGGAGTTGAAGCTTCTTGCTGATGTGGGATTAATAGGATTCCCAAATGCAGGTAAATCTACTCTTTTAGCCAGTTGCACAAGAGCAAAGCCTAAAATTGCCAATTATCCTTTTACTACCCTGACACCCAATTTAGGAGTTGTAGAGTATAAAGGGAAATCTTTTGTAATGGCAGATATTCCAGGTTTAATTGAAGGAGCTCACAGAGGCGAAGGATTAGGTCATGACTTTTTGAGGCACATTGAAAGGACAAAAATGTTGATACACGTTGTGGATGTATCTGGAAATGAGGGACGAGACCCTATAGAAGATTTTGAGAAGATAAATGAAGAGCTTAAACTCTACAGTGAAAGATTACTTACTTTGCCTCAAATTGTTGCTGCAAATAAAATTGATTTACAAAGTGGTAGAGAAAATTACCCTGATTTTGAAAAAGAAATTAAAAAAAGAGGTTATGATGTATATCCTATATCTGCTTTGACAAAAGAGGGTATTGACAAACTTTTGGACAAGACTATAGAAATTCTTTCTTCTATTCCGGTTGAGGAGATAAAGGAAGTATCAGAAGTTATTGTTTATACACCTCCTGAAGAGGAAGAAACTCTCAATATAGAAGTAAAAGATAATACCTATTATCTTAGCGGTACAAAAATTGACAAACTTTTAAAAAGAGTAAATTTACAAGATGAGCATTCTTTAAGGTACTTTGAAATGCTTCTTAGAAAGAGCGGGGTAATAGATGCTCTTAAGGAAAAGGGATTTAAAAGTGGCGATACAATAAATGTGAGAGATTTTGAATTTGAATACTATGAATAA
- a CDS encoding Spo0B domain-containing protein, which translates to MVSDVELLVDYIKRSRHELLNDLQVVLGYAQLGKLDKVIESLHIAIDHLNRERDIFNSENAEEIIKNILEG; encoded by the coding sequence ATGGTGTCAGATGTGGAGTTATTGGTAGACTACATCAAACGAAGCAGACATGAACTTTTAAATGATTTACAAGTGGTATTAGGGTATGCTCAACTGGGGAAATTAGATAAAGTGATTGAATCTCTTCACATTGCAATTGACCACCTTAATAGAGAAAGAGATATTTTTAATTCCGAGAATGCAGAAGAGATTATAAAAAATATCTTAGAGGGGTAA
- a CDS encoding transposase, whose protein sequence is MYQLQLLLNIPELFTSQSKIDFYSSMFKNLDLSSIPEFPSSSPGRKGYSHHAMFRAFIVMKAERFGTISDLLDYLRNNLIIAHLCGFNILKPLPSYWTFRRFINEFSHDYLTSIFQNQVNILKNMGIISGEFISMDSTPIKANTKLNNPKSFSKNKFSKDNQPKSDKDCKLGVYSASNDSSNKRYKFYWGYKNHIIVDAISGLPIAETTTPADAPDFEAALSLLEKTNKWFNLKYVNFIADKGYDVKKLYNYVRNILHGHCFIPLNKRNSKNPPLTDDGYMVCEAGIKMLKDGKQYFDGFIKQKFVCKFCNSKDDSACPINHPKYFNGKKHRGCTKYAIISSDYRSSINRDSLYFKAVYKLRIESERYNSRFKALDFEKAYVRNINSVSNLNTFGHITLLTVAIVAIKLGKYDEFRSLVALMQSA, encoded by the coding sequence ATGTACCAGCTTCAATTACTTTTAAATATACCTGAACTCTTTACTTCCCAGTCTAAAATAGACTTTTATTCTTCTATGTTTAAAAATCTTGATCTGTCTTCAATACCTGAATTCCCTTCCTCTAGTCCTGGCCGTAAGGGTTACTCTCATCATGCAATGTTTAGAGCTTTTATTGTTATGAAAGCTGAAAGATTCGGTACAATTTCTGACCTTTTAGATTATCTCCGCAATAATCTTATCATTGCTCATCTTTGTGGCTTTAACATCCTTAAACCTCTTCCTTCTTATTGGACTTTCCGCCGTTTTATTAATGAGTTCTCTCATGATTATTTGACCTCTATCTTTCAAAATCAAGTCAATATCCTCAAAAATATGGGTATTATCTCCGGTGAGTTTATTTCCATGGATTCTACCCCTATTAAAGCTAACACTAAGTTAAATAACCCTAAGTCTTTTTCTAAAAATAAATTCTCTAAAGATAATCAGCCTAAGTCAGATAAGGATTGTAAATTAGGCGTTTATTCTGCTTCTAACGATTCTTCTAATAAACGCTATAAGTTTTATTGGGGCTATAAAAATCACATTATTGTTGATGCTATCTCTGGTTTACCCATCGCTGAAACTACTACCCCCGCTGATGCCCCTGATTTTGAAGCCGCTTTATCTTTGCTTGAGAAGACTAATAAGTGGTTTAACCTTAAGTATGTTAATTTTATTGCTGATAAAGGCTATGATGTTAAGAAACTTTATAATTATGTTAGAAATATTCTCCACGGTCATTGCTTTATTCCTCTTAACAAGCGTAATTCTAAAAATCCCCCTCTGACTGATGATGGTTATATGGTCTGTGAAGCGGGTATTAAAATGCTTAAAGATGGCAAGCAATATTTTGATGGTTTTATTAAGCAAAAATTTGTTTGCAAGTTCTGTAATTCTAAGGATGATTCTGCCTGCCCTATAAATCATCCTAAATATTTTAATGGCAAAAAGCATAGAGGCTGTACTAAGTATGCTATTATATCTTCTGATTATAGGTCCTCTATTAATAGAGACTCCCTATATTTTAAGGCCGTCTACAAATTGAGAATTGAATCAGAAAGATATAATTCCCGCTTTAAAGCTCTGGATTTTGAAAAGGCTTATGTTAGAAATATTAATTCTGTGAGCAACCTTAATACTTTTGGCCATATTACTTTGCTTACTGTCGCTATTGTAGCTATTAAATTGGGCAAATATGATGAGTTTAGATCTCTTGTTGCTTTGATGCAATCGGCCTAA
- a CDS encoding ribosomal-processing cysteine protease Prp: protein MIRVEILRDPKGDIYKFNIKGHAGFDEYGKDIICAAVSAISQTAVLGIEALKTVKIKKKIESGDLQIDIIDKGLAEDDIRLKAILETMVLGLKDIEADYPEYVRVMDRRCKK from the coding sequence ATGATTAGAGTAGAAATATTGAGAGATCCAAAAGGGGATATTTATAAATTTAATATAAAAGGACATGCAGGTTTCGATGAGTACGGAAAGGACATCATATGTGCAGCTGTTTCTGCTATATCTCAGACAGCGGTGCTGGGAATAGAGGCGTTAAAAACTGTTAAAATAAAGAAAAAAATAGAAAGTGGCGATTTGCAGATTGACATTATTGATAAAGGTTTGGCAGAAGATGATATACGATTAAAAGCTATTCTGGAGACTATGGTTTTAGGCCTTAAAGATATTGAAGCGGATTATCCTGAATATGTAAGGGTTATGGATAGGAGGTGCAAAAAATGA
- a CDS encoding LCP family protein has product MKKFIKIVSMLLLLSLLSVGVGGYIYLKSLNPLDVSLMNKNSENKNSEAIQKINILVLGVDETSPTDPRRSDTMILLSYNPKTNKAYILSIPRDTMIKLDKYGTQKINAAYPIGGPQLAMDMVSQLIGEPVDYYVKIGYEGFKQLVDDLGGVEMNVPMDMNYDDNAGNLHIHLKKGVQLLDGEKALQLVRFRHGYAEQDLERVKVQREFLLAMFQKAKDPSTLLKIHRILKTINQYVETNIPPTTMLKYADYLLKLDKDNIKTATVPGTPQYIDGVAYYITDPQEVLQFMDNLNDERDDTAIAANKKDIKIEVLNGGGIPGAATKTADLLKQQGYDVVKIGNVIGTTYNTTQIINRTDDKKIVEDLKKILKNAIVVEDTNGDSNVDITIILGKNI; this is encoded by the coding sequence ATGAAAAAATTTATAAAGATTGTATCAATGTTATTGTTGCTGAGTTTATTATCTGTAGGAGTAGGAGGATATATCTATTTAAAGTCTTTGAACCCCTTAGATGTTTCTTTGATGAATAAAAATAGTGAAAACAAAAATTCAGAGGCAATTCAGAAAATAAATATATTGGTTTTGGGAGTTGATGAAACATCGCCAACAGATCCAAGGCGTTCTGATACTATGATATTATTATCTTATAATCCTAAAACTAACAAAGCTTATATTTTATCTATTCCCAGAGATACAATGATTAAACTTGACAAATATGGGACACAAAAGATAAATGCTGCCTATCCCATAGGTGGACCTCAACTGGCGATGGATATGGTGTCACAGCTTATTGGAGAGCCCGTTGATTATTATGTAAAGATTGGATATGAAGGTTTTAAACAATTAGTAGACGATTTAGGCGGAGTAGAGATGAACGTACCGATGGACATGAATTATGATGACAATGCAGGGAATCTTCATATTCATTTAAAAAAAGGTGTTCAACTTTTGGATGGAGAGAAGGCTTTACAGTTGGTGAGATTTAGACATGGGTATGCAGAACAGGATTTAGAAAGGGTCAAAGTCCAAAGGGAATTTTTATTAGCGATGTTTCAAAAAGCTAAAGACCCTAGTACTTTGTTAAAAATTCATCGTATATTAAAAACCATAAATCAATACGTAGAAACAAACATACCACCTACTACTATGTTAAAGTATGCAGATTATCTTTTAAAACTTGACAAAGACAATATAAAAACAGCTACTGTGCCTGGTACTCCTCAGTACATTGATGGGGTTGCTTATTATATCACAGATCCACAAGAAGTATTACAATTTATGGATAATTTAAATGATGAAAGAGATGATACTGCTATCGCAGCTAATAAAAAAGACATAAAAATAGAAGTTTTAAATGGCGGTGGTATACCAGGAGCTGCTACAAAGACTGCTGATTTGTTAAAACAACAAGGGTATGATGTAGTGAAGATAGGAAATGTAATAGGTACCACTTACAACACTACTCAGATAATCAATAGGACTGATGATAAAAAAATAGTAGAAGATCTGAAGAAAATTTTAAAAAACGCTATTGTAGTGGAAGATACGAATGGAGACAGTAATGTTGATATAACTATAATTTTAGGGAAAAACATATAA
- a CDS encoding LapA family protein, with product MKGQYYTILALIFAIIVAIFAISNAGPVDISFLYWHYSISQALVILLSAAIGAIIVGTIGLFGQIRYSVTIRGLNNRIKELEKEKEELNQKVIELQNYKLAEEKTKEQSDGKEEEEEKGTQTL from the coding sequence GTGAAGGGGCAATATTATACAATATTAGCTTTGATATTCGCAATTATAGTAGCGATTTTTGCTATTTCTAATGCTGGACCTGTGGATATAAGTTTTTTGTATTGGCATTATTCAATTTCTCAAGCTTTAGTAATTTTATTGTCAGCAGCTATTGGAGCTATAATTGTGGGGACAATAGGTTTGTTTGGACAAATTCGCTATAGCGTAACGATAAGAGGACTTAACAATAGGATAAAAGAATTGGAAAAAGAAAAGGAAGAATTGAATCAAAAGGTTATAGAATTGCAAAACTATAAATTAGCGGAAGAAAAAACGAAGGAACAAAGCGATGGCAAGGAAGAGGAGGAAGAAAAAGGAACACAAACTCTTTAG
- a CDS encoding DUF6431 domain-containing protein, which yields MQIVFHVDNIEEYLHKGKDYNFPAPPDRCPYPDCKCRVKLKKHGFYYRYYLDGLNCVKIAIRRYICPVCKRTLSYLPDFCIPHFQYSFNMIVKSLKETLLREKTLSSFISDLKRNFPTILFSRQHIYFYTKRIMNNLSFIIYGLRQINPYIKLSKTDSQRERAREILDIISIVPLFSQRFYAHCQKSFLASLT from the coding sequence ATGCAAATAGTTTTCCATGTTGATAACATTGAAGAATATTTACATAAAGGTAAAGATTACAATTTCCCTGCCCCACCAGATAGATGTCCTTATCCCGATTGCAAGTGTAGAGTAAAACTAAAAAAGCACGGGTTTTATTACCGCTATTATTTAGACGGACTTAACTGTGTAAAAATAGCCATAAGAAGATATATATGCCCTGTGTGCAAAAGGACTCTTTCCTACCTTCCTGATTTCTGTATTCCTCATTTTCAGTATTCTTTCAATATGATTGTAAAGTCTTTAAAAGAGACACTTCTCAGAGAAAAAACTCTCAGTTCTTTCATAAGTGACTTAAAAAGAAACTTCCCTACCATACTATTTTCAAGACAGCATATATATTTTTACACCAAAAGGATAATGAATAATTTAAGTTTTATCATATACGGATTAAGGCAAATAAACCCTTACATAAAGTTATCTAAGACTGACTCACAAAGAGAGAGGGCCAGAGAGATTTTGGACATAATAAGCATTGTACCACTCTTCTCCCAACGGTTTTATGCTCATTGCCAAAAATCATTTCTGGCCTCTCTCACATAA
- the queF gene encoding preQ(1) synthase codes for MTDKYKERRFDTYGYEKIDKEVLESIEYEYPEKNTIVEYITNEFSSVCPWTGLPDNAKLTIRYIPSKKLVELKSLKYYLTSYRNVGILQEHAINRILDDLVELLQPKFMEVIGEFQERGGIATRIVAKYEKEK; via the coding sequence TTGACAGATAAATATAAAGAGAGAAGATTTGACACTTACGGTTATGAGAAGATTGACAAAGAAGTTTTAGAATCGATTGAATATGAATACCCTGAAAAAAATACTATTGTGGAATATATCACTAATGAATTTTCTTCTGTTTGCCCTTGGACAGGATTACCTGACAATGCAAAACTTACTATAAGATATATACCCTCTAAAAAATTAGTAGAACTTAAATCTTTAAAGTATTATCTCACCTCCTATAGAAATGTAGGTATACTGCAAGAACATGCTATAAATAGAATTTTAGATGACTTAGTTGAACTTCTACAGCCAAAATTTATGGAAGTAATAGGTGAGTTTCAAGAAAGAGGTGGAATAGCCACGAGAATTGTGGCAAAATATGAAAAAGAAAAATAG
- a CDS encoding QueT transporter family protein, whose translation MSKKRIKDLAEIALVAAIYFVLTVIFSSISFLPLQFRVGEITKSIVVFNKKYAISMMIGNFFANLFSPFAGTMELIFMPLSNLIGCTIGYYIGRATHKLVGAVFVALWIAASVGITLNISANIPFIPTFLSVGLAETVLLVTGYFLLFTIEKKGVVKFDR comes from the coding sequence GTGTCCAAAAAAAGAATAAAAGATCTAGCAGAAATTGCTCTGGTCGCGGCAATTTATTTTGTACTCACAGTTATATTTTCTTCTATTTCATTTTTACCCCTTCAGTTTCGCGTAGGGGAAATTACAAAATCCATTGTAGTATTCAATAAAAAATATGCCATTTCCATGATGATAGGAAATTTTTTTGCAAATTTGTTTAGCCCATTTGCTGGCACAATGGAGCTAATTTTTATGCCTCTTTCAAACTTAATCGGTTGTACAATTGGATACTACATTGGAAGAGCTACTCACAAATTGGTAGGTGCTGTATTCGTAGCTCTTTGGATTGCAGCATCTGTTGGAATCACTTTAAATATCTCTGCCAATATACCATTTATTCCAACTTTCTTAAGCGTAGGATTGGCTGAAACTGTACTTTTGGTAACGGGATATTTTTTGCTTTTTACAATTGAAAAGAAAGGAGTTGTGAAATTTGACAGATAA
- a CDS encoding Rne/Rng family ribonuclease → MKILKRLILDIDENLSQIALLENGKLKEYHPEKRDGKNILGNIYKGKIQNVLKGMQAAFVDIGIGKNAFLFSDDVLFQQENLPKSITQVLKPGQPIMVQVSKEAVGMKNPRVTANISLPGKYVVLMPNVDYVGISHRIEEEGERKRLQEIVKELKPDGMGIIVRTAALEATEQQMREDLDELIRLYEKIQKDFQNAPLPSLIYKEEDFAIKYLRDLLSDEVDEIVVNDKEEYENIKRYLKNVGKENISVTYEEGDLMGIYGADFQVEKLLEKKVWLKSGGFVIIDQTEALTVIDVNTGKYVGKSSLEETIYKTNLEAAEEIALQLKLRDIGGIIIIDFIDMKNENFRKDLLEFFKKELQKDRTKCSVLGYTQLGLVEMTRKRVRSQVGSYLKEKCPICEGEGMVYSTEYIYKRLRNNIERVLRHIKVRKIYIKGNDKVVKIAAEKEIVKFYKEKFNVDLEVVVDNNKKYGHFEIEFE, encoded by the coding sequence GTGAAAATTTTGAAAAGACTTATATTGGACATTGATGAAAATTTGAGTCAAATTGCTTTATTAGAAAATGGGAAGCTAAAGGAGTACCATCCAGAGAAAAGAGATGGAAAAAATATTTTGGGAAATATTTATAAAGGTAAGATTCAAAATGTTTTAAAAGGTATGCAGGCGGCCTTTGTAGATATTGGAATTGGTAAGAACGCTTTTTTATTTTCTGACGATGTGCTTTTTCAACAAGAAAATTTACCCAAAAGCATTACACAAGTTTTAAAACCAGGCCAACCAATAATGGTTCAAGTATCAAAAGAAGCAGTAGGCATGAAAAATCCCAGAGTGACCGCTAATATTTCTTTGCCGGGGAAATATGTCGTTTTAATGCCTAATGTCGACTACGTCGGAATTTCCCATAGGATTGAGGAAGAAGGGGAAAGGAAAAGGCTTCAGGAAATTGTGAAAGAATTAAAACCTGATGGTATGGGGATAATTGTCAGAACAGCTGCATTAGAGGCGACAGAACAGCAAATGCGGGAGGATTTAGACGAATTAATTCGCTTGTATGAGAAAATACAAAAAGATTTTCAAAATGCTCCCCTTCCTTCTTTGATATACAAAGAAGAGGATTTTGCAATTAAGTATTTGAGGGATTTGCTTTCTGATGAGGTAGATGAAATTGTGGTAAACGACAAAGAAGAGTATGAGAACATAAAAAGATATTTAAAAAATGTAGGAAAGGAAAATATTTCAGTTACTTATGAAGAAGGAGACTTAATGGGGATTTATGGAGCAGATTTTCAAGTTGAGAAATTGTTAGAAAAAAAGGTATGGTTAAAAAGTGGAGGTTTTGTAATAATAGACCAAACAGAAGCTCTTACTGTAATTGATGTAAACACAGGAAAGTACGTAGGAAAATCTTCTTTAGAGGAGACAATATACAAGACCAATCTTGAAGCAGCAGAAGAAATTGCCCTGCAGCTTAAGTTAAGAGATATTGGTGGAATAATTATTATTGACTTTATAGACATGAAAAATGAAAATTTTAGAAAGGATTTGCTGGAGTTTTTCAAAAAAGAACTCCAAAAAGACAGGACAAAATGCAGTGTATTAGGGTATACTCAATTAGGGCTTGTTGAGATGACAAGAAAAAGAGTGAGGTCGCAAGTAGGCTCATACCTTAAAGAAAAATGCCCTATATGTGAAGGGGAAGGGATGGTTTATTCAACTGAGTACATCTACAAAAGATTAAGGAATAATATAGAGAGAGTGTTGCGACATATAAAAGTGCGAAAAATCTACATAAAAGGGAATGATAAAGTTGTTAAAATCGCGGCAGAAAAGGAAATTGTAAAATTTTACAAAGAGAAATTTAATGTAGATCTCGAAGTTGTTGTTGACAATAACAAAAAATATGGCCATTTTGAGATAGAATTTGAATAA
- a CDS encoding ExeA family protein has protein sequence MFTQYFGMKFNPFSKEISVNDLYISEDIAELNARLKYLQETRGIGLIVGEAGSGKSTALRRYAESLNRSTFKPCYFALSTLTVREFYQALAMILGETPSYKKVTLFHQIQRAITELYYSQKITPVIILDEIQLVSNDVLEDLRIIFNFNMDSQNPYILILSGQPHIRNKLALNVNSALRQRISIKYVMQGLKKEEIQDYIKTRMKIAGVVDDIFTPSAYEAIYSLTKGLPRIINNLVTASLLYAYSKRLREIDEEVIYQAQNEISL, from the coding sequence ATGTTTACCCAATATTTTGGAATGAAATTTAATCCATTTTCTAAAGAGATAAGTGTAAACGACCTTTACATAAGTGAAGACATTGCTGAATTAAATGCCAGGCTAAAATATTTACAAGAAACAAGGGGTATAGGACTTATCGTTGGGGAGGCCGGTTCAGGCAAATCTACCGCATTAAGAAGATATGCTGAAAGCCTCAACCGTTCTACATTTAAACCATGTTACTTTGCTCTATCTACACTCACAGTGAGAGAATTCTATCAAGCATTGGCTATGATTTTAGGCGAAACACCCTCATACAAAAAAGTAACGCTCTTTCACCAGATACAAAGAGCGATAACAGAACTTTACTATAGCCAGAAGATAACTCCTGTCATAATATTAGATGAAATACAACTGGTTTCTAATGATGTTCTTGAAGATTTGAGAATAATATTTAACTTTAATATGGATTCTCAAAACCCGTATATATTGATACTTTCAGGACAACCACACATAAGAAACAAACTAGCCTTGAATGTAAACAGTGCACTAAGGCAAAGAATTTCTATAAAGTATGTGATGCAAGGGCTAAAAAAAGAAGAAATTCAAGATTATATAAAAACAAGAATGAAAATAGCCGGAGTGGTGGATGATATATTTACACCATCAGCATATGAAGCAATATATTCTCTAACAAAAGGGCTCCCAAGGATAATAAATAACCTGGTAACAGCTTCTCTTCTCTATGCGTATTCTAAAAGGCTAAGAGAAATAGATGAAGAAGTAATATACCAGGCACAAAATGAAATCAGTTTGTGA
- the rpmA gene encoding 50S ribosomal protein L27, with translation MKLQLFAHKKGVGSSRNGRDSESKRLGVKRADGQFVLAGNILVRQRGTKIHPGVNVGKGKDDTLFALIDGYVTFERKGRDKKQVSVYPERKVAQN, from the coding sequence ATGAAACTCCAACTTTTTGCTCATAAAAAGGGTGTTGGAAGTTCCAGAAACGGTCGTGATAGTGAATCTAAGCGTTTGGGAGTAAAAAGGGCAGATGGCCAATTTGTATTAGCTGGTAATATCCTTGTAAGACAAAGAGGAACTAAAATACATCCAGGTGTAAATGTAGGAAAAGGAAAAGACGATACACTTTTTGCATTAATTGATGGATATGTTACTTTTGAAAGAAAAGGCCGCGACAAAAAACAAGTAAGTGTTTATCCAGAAAGGAAAGTTGCGCAGAATTAA
- the nadD gene encoding nicotinate-nucleotide adenylyltransferase, translating to MERELRLGIMGGTFDPIHYGHLVTAEAVRSEFKLDKVIFVPAGNPPHKVKRKVTDKKHRYLMTILATITNPFFEVSTIEIDREGYTYTIDTIKEFKKIYGESTQLYFITGADAVLEILTWKSADELLKMCNFVAATRPGVEGSKIDEELKKIRKLYGNVIYKVTVPSLAISSTDIRERVAGGRPIKYLLPESVERYIQKYGLYKEDDENGV from the coding sequence TTGGAAAGGGAGCTTAGACTTGGGATAATGGGAGGCACTTTTGACCCTATTCATTATGGCCATTTAGTTACTGCTGAAGCGGTAAGGTCTGAATTTAAATTGGACAAAGTGATTTTTGTTCCAGCAGGTAACCCGCCTCATAAAGTAAAGCGAAAGGTGACAGATAAAAAACATCGTTATTTAATGACTATACTTGCTACAATAACTAATCCTTTTTTTGAGGTATCGACGATTGAAATTGACAGAGAAGGGTATACTTATACTATTGATACTATCAAAGAGTTTAAAAAAATTTATGGGGAAAGTACGCAACTTTATTTTATAACAGGAGCAGATGCTGTTTTAGAAATTTTGACTTGGAAAAGCGCGGATGAGCTTCTGAAAATGTGTAATTTTGTTGCTGCAACTAGGCCAGGAGTTGAAGGTAGTAAAATAGATGAAGAATTAAAAAAAATTAGAAAACTTTATGGAAATGTCATTTACAAAGTGACTGTTCCCTCTTTGGCTATCTCCTCAACTGATATAAGGGAAAGAGTAGCAGGGGGACGACCTATAAAGTATTTGTTGCCGGAGTCTGTTGAAAGATATATTCAAAAATACGGTTTATACAAAGAGGATGACGAAAATGGGGTATGA
- the yqeK gene encoding bis(5'-nucleosyl)-tetraphosphatase (symmetrical) YqeK — MGYDIEFFKKRLKELLDEKRFKHSIGVMETAMHLAIKYGADVEKAQVAGLLHDCAKSYSDDDLLKLAKKYRIELDEILIHAPFLLHGPIGAHLVEEIFGIKDQEIKRAIALHTTGDVNMSLLDEVVFLADYIEPNRDFKGVEELRRLAEENLDLALLKSFDSTICYALERGLLLYEKTVKARNHILLKLGSGGK, encoded by the coding sequence ATGGGGTATGACATAGAATTTTTTAAAAAGAGATTAAAAGAGTTATTAGATGAAAAAAGATTTAAACACTCTATTGGAGTAATGGAAACCGCAATGCATCTTGCAATAAAATATGGAGCTGATGTCGAAAAGGCACAAGTAGCAGGATTATTGCATGATTGCGCTAAAAGCTATTCTGATGATGACCTTTTAAAACTTGCTAAAAAATATAGAATTGAGCTAGATGAGATTTTAATTCATGCGCCTTTTCTTTTACACGGTCCTATAGGTGCACATTTGGTAGAAGAAATTTTTGGAATAAAAGATCAAGAAATAAAAAGGGCAATTGCTCTTCATACTACTGGTGATGTCAATATGAGCCTTTTGGATGAAGTAGTATTTCTTGCGGATTATATAGAGCCTAATAGAGATTTTAAAGGAGTAGAGGAATTAAGGCGATTAGCTGAGGAAAATTTAGACCTTGCTTTGTTAAAGTCTTTTGATAGTACAATTTGTTATGCTTTAGAGAGGGGACTACTTCTTTATGAGAAAACAGTAAAAGCTCGAAATCATATTCTTTTGAAACTTGGGAGTGGAGGTAAATGA
- the rplU gene encoding 50S ribosomal protein L21, whose amino-acid sequence MYAIIETGGKQYMVREGDVLAVEKLNYPEGEVISFDKVLAVSKEDGNVEFGKPYLENVKVNAKVLEHGKGPKIRVFKYKPKKNYRRRQGHRQPYTKVQIEKIIQ is encoded by the coding sequence ATGTACGCAATAATCGAAACTGGCGGAAAACAGTATATGGTTCGTGAAGGAGATGTTCTTGCAGTAGAAAAGTTAAATTATCCAGAAGGAGAAGTTATTTCTTTTGACAAAGTTTTGGCTGTGTCAAAAGAGGACGGTAATGTAGAGTTTGGCAAACCCTATTTAGAAAATGTTAAGGTTAATGCCAAGGTTTTAGAGCATGGGAAAGGACCAAAAATAAGAGTTTTTAAGTATAAGCCAAAGAAAAATTATAGAAGAAGACAAGGACATCGACAACCTTACACAAAAGTACAGATTGAAAAAATAATTCAGTAA